The Triticum aestivum cultivar Chinese Spring chromosome 3A, IWGSC CS RefSeq v2.1, whole genome shotgun sequence genome includes a region encoding these proteins:
- the LOC123062794 gene encoding pentatricopeptide repeat-containing protein At5g61370, mitochondrial isoform X2 — MATVMRRSVTALSLIQSSLAPSSRLGRCRIRRAMCSGAWQEGESEAAVRDVVCFGSGSLDEVGSRLDRLNLAISPALVRRVIDSCSERSDSGRRLLRFLSWCRSKDLAGLGDEEHDRAIAVLARMGDLTAMKIAVGDGEKDGRRMAPETFTAVVEALVKAGKEDEAVRLFRGLERQKLLPQQGPGAGGEGIWCSSLAMVQTLCMKGYAREAQGVVWHHKSKLSAEPMVSIVQRSLLHGWCVHGNAKEARRVLDDIKSSGCPLGLPSFNDFLNCVCNRNLKFNPSALVSEAMDILTEMRSYGVTPDSSSFNILLSCLGRARRVKEAYRILYLMREGEEGCSPDWVSYYLVVKVLYLTDRIIRGKRLVEDMLESGVLPTAKFFHDLIGILCGTEKVDHALDMFRIMKSCELADTHTYDLLIEKLSRNGRFEVAKELWDDATKNGIVLGCSSDLLDPLKTEVFRPVRPAQRQTSQNSSLILMSKFSIIKYTVMISFFFCFKRTSNFMDISQEQQQDFGVLLKQGAEGRVFVSTFVGRKCVIKERFSKKYRHPLLDSKLTLKRLNAEARCMTKARRLGVPTPVLYAVDPLQHTLTFEYVDGLCVKDILLGFGSNGINEERLNDIATQIGNAVGKLHDGGLVHGDLTTSNMMIKNSTNQLVLIDFGLSFTSTIPEDKAVDLYVLERALISMHSSCGDVMEKILAAYRKASRQWCATTNKLAQVRQRGRKRTMVG, encoded by the exons ATGGCGACGGTGATGAGGAGATCAGTAACAGCGCTTAGCCTGATCCAGAGCTCCCTCGCGCCAAGCTCGAGGCTGGGACGCTGCCGAATCCGTCGCGCTATGTGCTCCGGCGCGTGGCAGGAGGGGGAATCCGAGGCGGCGGTGCGCGACGTCGTGTGCTTCGGCTCCGGGAGCCTGGACGAGGTGGGAAGCAGGCTGGATCGCCTGAACCTGGCCATATCGCCGGCCCTGGTCAGGCGGGTGATCGATTCTTGTAGCGAGAGGAGTGATTCAGGCAGGAGGCTGCTGCGGTTCCTATCGTGGTGCCGCTCTAAGGACCTCGCCGGATTGGGGGATGAGGAGCACGACAGGGCGATTGCGGTGCTTGCCCGGATGGGTGACCTCACCGCTATGAAAATTGCTGTCGGAGATGGGGAGAAGGATGGCCGTAGGATGGCTCCGGAGACGTTCACCGCTGTGGTCGAGGCTCTTGTCAAggcagggaaggaggatgaggctgTTAGGTTGTTCAGAGGCTTGGAGAGGCAGAAATTGCTGCCTCAGCAAGGCCCGGGTGCTGGAGGGGAAGGCATATGGTGCAGCAGCCTTGCCATGGTCCAGACATTGTGCATGAAGGGCTATGCTCGTGAGGCGCAGGGTGTTGTGTGGCACCATAAGAGCAAACTCTCAGCGGAGCCCATGGTCAGCATCGTTCAGCGTAGCCTCCTCCATGGATGGTGCGTCCATGGAAATGCTAAGGAAGCTCGGAGAGTCCTTGATGATATCAAGTCCTCAGGCTGCCCATTGGGATTGCCGTCGTTCAACGACTTTCTAAACTGCGTGTGCAATAGAAACCTCAAGTTTAATCCTTCTGCGCTTGTTTCTGAGGCCATGGATATCTTAACTGAGATGAGGTCCTATGGTGTCACCCCTGATTCATCCAGCTTCAACATCTTACTGTCTTGTTTGGGACGAGCAAGAAGAGTGAAAGAAGCATACAGAATCCTCTATTTGATGAGGGAAGGAGAAGAAGGGTGCTCACCTGACTGGGTTAGCTACTATCTTGTAGTTAAGGTCCTCTATTTGACCGATAGAATTATCAGAGGAAAAAGGCTTGTAGAAGATATGCTTGAAAGTGGGGTGCTTCCGACAGCAAAGTTTTTCCATGACCTCATTGGCATCCTTTGTGGGACAGAGAAAGTTGATCATGCTCTTGACATGTTCAGAATTATGAAAAGTTGTGAGTTAGCGGACACTCATACATATGATCTGCTTATAGAAAAGCTTTCTAGGAACGGTAGGTTCGAGGTTGCAAAGGAGTTATGGGATGATGCTACTAAGAATGGCATTGTGTTAGGGTGCTCATCGGATCTGTTGGATCCCTTGAAGACAGAAGTATTCAGACCAGTTCGTCCTGCACAAAGACAGACCTCTCAGAACT CCTCCTTAATCCTTATGTCGAAGTTCTCTATCATAAAGTATACTGTTATGATTAGTTTTTTT TTCTGTTTTAAGCGCACATCGAACTTTATGGACATATCTCAGGAGCAACAACAAGATTTTGGTGTGCTACTAAAGCAGGGGGCTGAAGGA AGGGTATTTGTTTCTACATTTGTTGGACGAAAATGCGTAATCAAAGAGCGCTTTTCAAAGAAGTACCGTCACCCATTGCTGGACTCAAAGCTGACTCTAAAACGCTTAAATGCT GAAGCTAGATGCATGACAAAAGCGAGGCGGCTTGGTGTTCCTACACCAGTTCTGTATGCTGTGGACCCTCTTCAACATACATTAACCTTTGAGTATGTGGATGGCTTGTGCGTCAAAGATATTCTTCTTGGATTTGGGTCAAATGGGATAAATGAAGAACGTCTTAATGACATTGCCACACAGATAGGTAATGCAGTTGGCAAACTACACGATGGAGGTCTTGTCCATGGTGATTTGACAACTTCAAATATGATGATCAAGAACAGCACCAATCAACTG GTTCTTATTGATTTTGGTCTGAGCTTTACATCAACTATTCCCGAGGACAAGGCAGTGGACCTATATGTTCTTGAGAGAGCCTTGATTTCCATGCATTCTTCATGTGGGGATGTG ATGGAGAAGATCCTTGCAGCGTACCGAAAAGCTTCAAGGCAGTGGTGTGCCACTACGAACAAGCTAGCTCAAG TCAGGCAGCGGGGCAGAAAACGAACAATGGTTGGGTAA
- the LOC123062794 gene encoding EKC/KEOPS complex subunit bud32 isoform X1 has product MDISQEQQQDFGVLLKQGAEGRVFVSTFVGRKCVIKERFSKKYRHPLLDSKLTLKRLNAEARCMTKARRLGVPTPVLYAVDPLQHTLTFEYVDGLCVKDILLGFGSNGINEERLNDIATQIGNAVGKLHDGGLVHGDLTTSNMMIKNSTNQLVLIDFGLSFTSTIPEDKAVDLYVLERALISMHSSCGDVMEKILAAYRKASRQWCATTNKLAQVRQRGRKRTMVG; this is encoded by the exons ATGGACATATCTCAGGAGCAACAACAAGATTTTGGTGTGCTACTAAAGCAGGGGGCTGAAGGA AGGGTATTTGTTTCTACATTTGTTGGACGAAAATGCGTAATCAAAGAGCGCTTTTCAAAGAAGTACCGTCACCCATTGCTGGACTCAAAGCTGACTCTAAAACGCTTAAATGCT GAAGCTAGATGCATGACAAAAGCGAGGCGGCTTGGTGTTCCTACACCAGTTCTGTATGCTGTGGACCCTCTTCAACATACATTAACCTTTGAGTATGTGGATGGCTTGTGCGTCAAAGATATTCTTCTTGGATTTGGGTCAAATGGGATAAATGAAGAACGTCTTAATGACATTGCCACACAGATAGGTAATGCAGTTGGCAAACTACACGATGGAGGTCTTGTCCATGGTGATTTGACAACTTCAAATATGATGATCAAGAACAGCACCAATCAACTG GTTCTTATTGATTTTGGTCTGAGCTTTACATCAACTATTCCCGAGGACAAGGCAGTGGACCTATATGTTCTTGAGAGAGCCTTGATTTCCATGCATTCTTCATGTGGGGATGTG ATGGAGAAGATCCTTGCAGCGTACCGAAAAGCTTCAAGGCAGTGGTGTGCCACTACGAACAAGCTAGCTCAAG TCAGGCAGCGGGGCAGAAAACGAACAATGGTTGGGTAA
- the LOC123062795 gene encoding DNA repair RAD52-like protein 1, mitochondrial — MAPGALARLIIGRRAASPLLARPFAAKARAPQRAPEPEPLSEEDDDFTSGGEAAPIPTEGISKPLAGILKELGKRVPESLLKTRLEDNGFALKYIPWHLANKILNMHAPEWSGEVRNIVYSSDGKSVSVVYRVTLYGTDAEIYREATGTASVEEKGFGDPVQKAEGMAFRRACARLGLGLHLYHEDMS, encoded by the exons ATGGCTCCCGGTGCCCTAGCCCGCCTCATCATCGGCCGCCGCGCAGCGTCCCcgctcctggcgcgccccttcgcCGCGAAGGCCCGCGCGCCGCAGCGGGCGCCGGAGCCGGAGCCCCTgtcggaggaggacgacgacttcACCAGCGGCGGGGAGGCCGCCCCCATCCCCACCGAGGGCATCAGCAAGCCGCTCGCCGGCATCCTCAaggagctcgggaagagggtcCCCGAGTCCCTCCTGAAGACCCGCCTCGAGGACAATGGATTCGCCCTCAAGTACATCCCATG GCACCTTGCTAACAAAATTCTGAATATGCACGCTCCAG AATGGTCTGGGGAGGTTCGCAACATTGTCTACTCATCTGATGGGAAATCTGTATCTGTTGTCTATCGTGTGACTCTCTATGGAACTGATGCAGAG atctatagaGAGGCTACTGGAACTGCTTCTGTTGAGGAAAAAGGCTTTGGAGATCCTGTCCAGAAGGCTGAAGGAATGGCTTTTCGCCGAGCTTGTGCCCGCCTTGGTCTTGGACTtcatctctatcatgaagatatgTCATAG
- the LOC123062796 gene encoding RNA-binding protein 24-B isoform X1: MSPPSVMGQFGDTTYTKVFVGGLAWETQKETMRKYFEQFGEILEAVVITDKNTGRSKGYGFVTFRDPESAMRSCVDPAPVIDGRRANCNLASLGVQRSRPPTPQHGGARSFRVMKSFGQQQAAAGIQGALGAAFPSQATFPHYAIPQGLPYHVYGYSPYSPDYGYPANYYNIYGGNQYPFYGGAGTGMVTGTSPFYPYFQFGQSGSTTPNYATGQGYNMQFPQMFPFSTVASTAAAVTGFAQQYGGPLSLAASPQAQAGMTMALTAPTLPSPTQAAHPYRLVPSHFAVSAAPEQSLA, encoded by the exons ATGAGCCCGCCGAGTGTGATGGGGCAGTTCGGGGACACGACCTACACCAAGGTGTTCGTGGGCGGGCTGGCGTGGGAGACCCAGAAGGAGACCATGAGGAAGTACTTCGAGCAGTTCGGGGAGATCCTCGAGGCCGTCGTCATCACCGACAAGAACACCGGCAGATCCAAGGGCTACGGATTT GTTACCTTCCGGGACCCGGAATCGGCCATGAGGTCTTGCGTCGACCCCGCGCCGGTGATCGACGGGAGGAGGGCCAACTGCAACCTGGCTTCCCTTGGGGTGCAGAGATCCAGGCCTCCAACCCCGCAGCACG GAGGCGCTAGGAGCTTTCGAGTGATGAAGTCCTTTGGGCAGCAGCAGGCTGCGGCGGGGATCCAAGGTGCGCTGGGCGCAGCTTTTCCTTCGCAGGCCACCTTCCCTCATTATGCCATCCCACAAGGCCTCCCTTACCATGTCTATgg GTATTCTCCCTATTCTCCAGACTACGGTTATCCTGCA AACTACTACAACATCTATGGAGGAAACCAGTACCCGTTTTACGGAGGAGCAGGAACTGGCATGGTGACCGGAACCAGTCCCTTCTATCCATACTTCCAGTTTGGGCAGTCCGGAAGCACTACGCCCAACTATGCAACTGGACAGGGCTACAACATGCAATTCCCACAGATGTTTCCCTTCTCAACTGTGGCTTCTACAGCTGCTGCTGTAACTGGCTTTGCACAGCAATATGGAGGGCCATTGTCACTTGCAGCCAGTCCTCAAGCCCAAGCAG GCATGACTATGGCTCTCACAGCACCAACCTTGCCAAGTCCAACTCAGGCTGCTCATCCTTACCGGCTCGTCCCCTCGCACTTTGCTGTGTCTGCTGCTCCAGAGCAATCCTTGGCCTAA
- the LOC123062796 gene encoding RNA-binding protein 24-B isoform X2, producing the protein MSPPSVMGQFGDTTYTKVFVGGLAWETQKETMRKYFEQFGEILEAVVITDKNTGRSKGYGFVTFRDPESAMRSCVDPAPVIDGRRANCNLASLGVQRSRPPTPQHGGARSFRVMKSFGQQQAAAGIQGALGAAFPSQATFPHYAIPQGLPYHVYGYSPYSPDYGYPANYYNIYGGNQYPFYGGAGTGMVTGTSPFYPYFQFGQSGSTTPNYATGQGYNMQFPQMFPFSTVASTAAAVTGFAQQYGGPLSLAASPQAQAVCIPIKQA; encoded by the exons ATGAGCCCGCCGAGTGTGATGGGGCAGTTCGGGGACACGACCTACACCAAGGTGTTCGTGGGCGGGCTGGCGTGGGAGACCCAGAAGGAGACCATGAGGAAGTACTTCGAGCAGTTCGGGGAGATCCTCGAGGCCGTCGTCATCACCGACAAGAACACCGGCAGATCCAAGGGCTACGGATTT GTTACCTTCCGGGACCCGGAATCGGCCATGAGGTCTTGCGTCGACCCCGCGCCGGTGATCGACGGGAGGAGGGCCAACTGCAACCTGGCTTCCCTTGGGGTGCAGAGATCCAGGCCTCCAACCCCGCAGCACG GAGGCGCTAGGAGCTTTCGAGTGATGAAGTCCTTTGGGCAGCAGCAGGCTGCGGCGGGGATCCAAGGTGCGCTGGGCGCAGCTTTTCCTTCGCAGGCCACCTTCCCTCATTATGCCATCCCACAAGGCCTCCCTTACCATGTCTATgg GTATTCTCCCTATTCTCCAGACTACGGTTATCCTGCA AACTACTACAACATCTATGGAGGAAACCAGTACCCGTTTTACGGAGGAGCAGGAACTGGCATGGTGACCGGAACCAGTCCCTTCTATCCATACTTCCAGTTTGGGCAGTCCGGAAGCACTACGCCCAACTATGCAACTGGACAGGGCTACAACATGCAATTCCCACAGATGTTTCCCTTCTCAACTGTGGCTTCTACAGCTGCTGCTGTAACTGGCTTTGCACAGCAATATGGAGGGCCATTGTCACTTGCAGCCAGTCCTCAAGCCCAAGCAG TGTGTATCCCCATTAAACAGGCATGA